DNA from Brevibacterium sp. 'Marine':
TAGCGACTACTGGTCGACGAGGCTCGAACGATCCTCGAGATGAGAGTGAACTTAGGACGAACGTATTCGAGTCGGCAGAGGAGACGAAGAACAAAATGACCATCAGAATTGTGAATATCGAAGACAACAGCGGAATCGGCAGCTGATCGAGAAGGCTGAAGAAAGCGGTATCCAGATTGTCCTGAGTCGCTTTTCCGATTGCAGCTCCGTCCATGTCGAGTTTGATCGCCGAGCCCCCCATGATGGTGAACCAAAGGAAAAATACCGCGCTCGGAACAAGGAGGACACCGGCAACGAACTGGCGGATTGTGCGGCCTTTTGAGATCTTGGCCAGGAAGATGCCGACGAAGGCGCTCCATGATAACCACCAAGCCATCATGAAGTATGTCCAGCCGAGCATCCACTCGCTGTCTTCAGCACTGGACGGGGTCATGAAACTGAGTTGCAGAAAATCACCCGCAAATGAACCGACCGACCGAACGAACAGATTGGACACGAAGCCGCTTGGACCAGCGATGAAGACAAACAGCCCTAGTACCGTTGCCATAGTTAATGTGATCTGAGAGATGTATTTGATTCCCCGGCTTACACCCGTCAGTGCTGACCCGGTGAAGAGCAGCGTCAGCACTGCGATCACAATGATCTGCAACACGACTGTGGAGTCGACGCCGAAAACAGCGTGGAGTCCTTCTCCGATTTGCGACGCGCCAAGTCCGAGTGATGTCGTTGTGCCGAACAGAGTTGCGATGATCGTGAGGATGTCGATGAAATTTCCCACCCAACCATCGACGAAACGACCGAGGACTGGGCGCAGCATAGTGGAGACAAGGGCTGGCCGGCCCTTGCGATGAGTCGAGTAGCCGATGGCCAGGCCGAATACACCGAAGATAGCCCAGGCTTGGAACCCCCAGTCAAGATAAGAGAACTGCATTGCTCGGATCGCTGCATTCATCGTTTCAGGCTCTGCCAAACTGTGAGGCGGAATCAGGAAGTGCGACATCGGCTCGGCGACGCCATAGCTGACGAGGCCGATTCCCATGACAGCCGCGAGGATCATGGCCAGCCACGAGGTCGTGCTGTATTCGGGCCGAGAGTCTTCAGAACCCAGCCGAATGCGACCGAACCGACTTGCCGCGAACCAGATGAGCA
Protein-coding regions in this window:
- a CDS encoding BCCT family transporter translates to MLEDQEMQPDDSSHLKGDTAQNNGGRPTRSIGRVFLWSVGFVIAFVLWAAFSPESLGATMSSAMNSVSSGIGWIYLVVPFAAIIMLIWFAASRFGRIRLGSEDSRPEYSTTSWLAMILAAVMGIGLVSYGVAEPMSHFLIPPHSLAEPETMNAAIRAMQFSYLDWGFQAWAIFGVFGLAIGYSTHRKGRPALVSTMLRPVLGRFVDGWVGNFIDILTIIATLFGTTTSLGLGASQIGEGLHAVFGVDSTVVLQIIVIAVLTLLFTGSALTGVSRGIKYISQITLTMATVLGLFVFIAGPSGFVSNLFVRSVGSFAGDFLQLSFMTPSSAEDSEWMLGWTYFMMAWWLSWSAFVGIFLAKISKGRTIRQFVAGVLLVPSAVFFLWFTIMGGSAIKLDMDGAAIGKATQDNLDTAFFSLLDQLPIPLLSSIFTILMVILFFVSSADSNTFVLSSLSSRGSFEPRRPVVATWGILTGACAIVLLLLGGLQALQQAAMLSAVPFTVIVIVLGIALIKELRNDPQIVEEIARERRVLGL